One part of the Thermodesulfovibrio sp. 3462-1 genome encodes these proteins:
- a CDS encoding TlpA disulfide reductase family protein, translated as MKKLLILILILLIPQAGQSALRTGDSAPNFFLTDINGKPVQLYQIKGRVIVIEFLSNKCFACDYVIPDINKLYEKFKNKNVQIVGVIFNDEIEEPQKLNEFAKSRGIQYPLFIADVKVKKFYNIYGFPNFFILNEKKNIMKIYRGITQDTFGLFNKEIEKLLLNKR; from the coding sequence GTGAAAAAGCTTTTAATCTTAATTCTTATACTGCTAATTCCACAAGCAGGGCAGAGTGCACTTAGAACAGGTGACTCTGCTCCGAATTTTTTCTTAACTGATATAAATGGCAAGCCTGTGCAGTTGTATCAAATTAAAGGTAGGGTCATAGTTATAGAATTTCTTTCAAATAAATGTTTTGCCTGCGATTATGTAATTCCGGACATAAACAAACTTTATGAGAAATTCAAAAATAAAAATGTTCAAATAGTTGGAGTTATATTTAATGACGAAATAGAGGAGCCGCAAAAACTCAACGAATTTGCAAAAAGCAGAGGAATTCAATATCCTTTATTTATAGCTGATGTAAAGGTAAAAAAATTTTACAATATTTACGGGTTTCCAAATTTTTTTATTTTAAATGAGAAAAAAAATATTATGAAAATATACAGAGGGATAACACAGGATACTTTTGGTTTATTTAACAAAGAAATTGAAAAGCTCCTCTTAAACAAGAGGTAA
- the ffh gene encoding signal recognition particle protein produces the protein MFEALTDKLEAIFKKLKGRGILKEEDVDSALKEIRIALLEADVNFKVVKSFIERVRHKAIGKEILESLSPAQQVIKIVYDELCELLGGSTAKIQLSPNPPTVIMMVGLHGSGKTTTSAKLARIFKKQGRRPMLVAADLQRPAAIEQLVTLGKQIDVTVFHSYEIKNPVELCKEALKKAVIDRMDPVIVDTAGRMHVDEELMQELQDVKEILKPHEVLFVADAMTGQDAVNIAKSFNEKIGITGVILTKMDGDARGGAALSIKEVTGKPIKLIGTGEKLDALEEFHPDRMANRILGMGDILTLIEQAQKAYDQKEAEKLKKKIEKEEFTFEDLKDQIRKMRKMGPLENILSMLPGANKILKEIKIDEKEFVKVEAIINSMTPEERRNPKILNASRRIRIAKGSGTTVTDVNRLIKQFNEMKKMMKQLKHGKGFKLPKIFPF, from the coding sequence ATGTTTGAGGCATTAACAGATAAACTTGAAGCAATATTTAAAAAACTCAAAGGCAGGGGTATTCTTAAAGAAGAAGATGTTGATTCTGCTTTAAAAGAAATAAGAATCGCTCTTTTAGAAGCAGACGTTAACTTTAAAGTTGTTAAATCTTTTATTGAAAGAGTCCGTCATAAAGCTATTGGTAAAGAAATTCTTGAAAGCCTTTCCCCTGCTCAGCAGGTAATAAAGATTGTTTATGATGAACTGTGTGAACTGCTGGGAGGAAGCACTGCAAAGATTCAGCTGAGCCCAAACCCACCAACTGTAATAATGATGGTTGGACTGCACGGCTCTGGAAAAACAACCACTTCAGCAAAGCTTGCAAGAATTTTCAAAAAACAGGGTCGCAGGCCAATGCTTGTTGCAGCAGACCTTCAAAGACCAGCAGCTATTGAGCAGCTTGTTACTCTGGGTAAGCAGATAGATGTTACAGTATTTCATTCTTACGAAATTAAAAATCCAGTAGAGCTTTGTAAGGAAGCGCTTAAAAAAGCTGTAATTGATAGAATGGATCCAGTAATTGTTGATACTGCTGGAAGAATGCATGTGGATGAAGAATTGATGCAGGAGTTACAAGATGTAAAAGAGATTCTTAAACCCCATGAAGTTCTTTTTGTTGCCGATGCAATGACAGGGCAGGATGCAGTAAACATTGCAAAAAGCTTCAATGAAAAAATAGGTATTACAGGAGTTATTCTAACAAAAATGGATGGTGATGCTCGTGGTGGTGCTGCACTTTCAATAAAAGAAGTAACAGGTAAGCCTATAAAACTTATTGGAACTGGTGAAAAACTTGACGCTCTTGAGGAGTTTCATCCTGACAGGATGGCAAATAGAATTCTTGGAATGGGAGATATTCTTACACTTATTGAACAGGCACAGAAAGCCTATGATCAAAAAGAAGCTGAAAAGTTAAAGAAAAAAATCGAAAAAGAAGAATTCACATTCGAAGATCTAAAAGATCAAATAAGAAAAATGAGAAAAATGGGACCTCTTGAAAACATTCTTTCAATGCTTCCAGGAGCCAATAAAATATTAAAGGAAATAAAAATTGATGAGAAAGAGTTTGTTAAGGTTGAGGCAATAATTAATTCAATGACACCTGAAGAGCGCAGAAATCCGAAAATTTTAAATGCAAGTAGAAGAATTCGTATTGCTAAAGGAAGTGGAACAACAGTAACAGATGTTAACAGGCTCATTAAACAATTCAATGAGATGAAAAAAATGATGAAACAGTTAAAACACGGCAAGGGCTTTAAACTACCGAAGATATTTCCTTTTTAA
- a CDS encoding ABC transporter ATP-binding protein gives MKEPIIRLRNINFNYDGRAVLKDVNFDVYEEDRIGLIGPNGSGKTTLLYIIMGLLKPFSGTVEIFGTVRQKEKDFIEVRQKIGLLFQDSDSQLFCPTVKEDIAFGPFNLGKSKQEALKIVKETCEILGLNGFEDRLTYKLSGGEKRLVALATVIAMRPVCYLLDEPSNGLDEKTKERLLQYLTNNAKTYVVVSHDKDFIEQATDKVYLLKNGMISTLRSY, from the coding sequence ATGAAAGAGCCGATTATAAGACTCAGGAATATTAATTTTAATTATGATGGAAGGGCTGTGCTAAAGGATGTAAACTTTGATGTTTATGAAGAAGATAGAATTGGTCTTATTGGACCTAATGGTTCAGGTAAAACAACTCTTTTATACATCATAATGGGATTGTTAAAACCTTTTTCTGGGACAGTTGAGATATTTGGGACAGTCAGGCAAAAAGAGAAAGATTTTATTGAAGTAAGACAAAAGATAGGACTTCTTTTTCAGGATTCAGATAGTCAGCTTTTCTGTCCAACAGTAAAAGAAGATATAGCTTTTGGACCTTTTAATCTTGGGAAATCAAAGCAAGAAGCATTAAAAATTGTAAAGGAGACCTGCGAAATTTTGGGGTTAAATGGATTTGAAGATAGATTAACCTATAAACTTTCTGGAGGAGAAAAAAGACTTGTTGCACTTGCAACAGTTATAGCAATGAGACCTGTCTGTTATCTTTTAGATGAGCCATCAAATGGTCTTGATGAAAAAACTAAAGAGAGACTTCTTCAATATCTCACAAATAATGCAAAGACCTATGTTGTTGTTTCACACGATAAGGATTTTATAGAACAAGCAACTGATAAAGTCTATCTTCTTAAAAATGGCATGATTTCTACTCTAAGGAGCTATTAA
- the cbiQ gene encoding cobalt ECF transporter T component CbiQ, whose amino-acid sequence MHLEEFSEGSSFLNKADPRLKIIVFSIFSILCATASGLKTPSLFLLYSIFSVFLARLRIKPLFSRLGVANFFILFIWIFVPLSYPGNSHFSFAGLKISQEGIFYALSITLKSNAIIIATITLLSTSSVNSLAHAMLHLKAPKKLVTVFFLFYRYIIVIHEEYLKIKRAVLARGFVPKTTLHTYRTYAYIVGGMLIKSYERAEEIYRAMLCRGFQGYFPLFEHFQIRKIDIIFSVVSIFMFVVILVLA is encoded by the coding sequence ATGCATCTTGAAGAGTTTTCAGAGGGAAGTTCTTTTTTAAATAAGGCAGATCCGAGATTAAAAATCATAGTTTTTTCAATATTCAGTATCCTCTGTGCAACTGCTTCAGGATTGAAAACTCCATCTTTGTTTTTGCTTTATTCTATTTTTTCTGTTTTTCTTGCTCGATTAAGAATAAAGCCTCTTTTTTCAAGGCTTGGTGTGGCAAATTTTTTTATTCTTTTTATCTGGATTTTTGTTCCTTTGAGTTATCCTGGCAATAGTCATTTCTCATTCGCAGGGTTAAAGATTAGCCAGGAAGGAATTTTTTATGCATTATCAATTACACTTAAATCTAATGCAATCATTATCGCAACAATAACACTTCTTAGCACTTCCTCTGTTAATTCTTTAGCCCATGCAATGCTTCATCTTAAAGCTCCGAAAAAGCTTGTGACAGTTTTCTTTCTTTTTTATCGTTACATTATAGTTATCCATGAGGAATATTTAAAAATAAAAAGAGCTGTGCTTGCCAGGGGTTTTGTTCCAAAAACAACGCTTCACACTTACAGGACCTATGCCTACATTGTTGGAGGAATGCTTATTAAAAGCTATGAAAGAGCAGAAGAGATTTACAGGGCAATGCTTTGCAGAGGCTTTCAAGGATATTTTCCGCTTTTTGAGCATTTTCAAATAAGAAAAATTGATATAATATTCAGTGTTGTTTCAATTTTTATGTTTGTTGTAATTCTGGTTTTGGCATAA
- the cbiM gene encoding cobalt transporter CbiM produces MHISEGVLSAPVLLAGAVLSLIGLTLGLKKIKNEDIPKVAVLSSAFFVASLIHIPIGPTSAHLVLNGLVGMLLGWAAFPAIFVGLVLQALLFQFGGLTTLGVNTFAMAMPAVLSYYVFRRLLHKGRNTAFIGGALGGASSVLIGTVFVSLALIETEKSFMGVAITLFTMHLPIALVEGIITGFVVLYIKKVKPEALR; encoded by the coding sequence ATGCATATATCTGAAGGAGTTCTTTCTGCGCCGGTTCTGCTTGCCGGCGCTGTTTTGTCTTTAATAGGGCTTACTCTTGGGCTTAAAAAAATTAAAAATGAAGATATTCCAAAGGTTGCTGTCCTTTCTTCTGCTTTTTTTGTTGCATCATTAATTCATATTCCCATAGGTCCTACCTCTGCTCATCTTGTTTTAAACGGGCTTGTTGGAATGCTCCTTGGATGGGCAGCATTTCCTGCTATATTTGTGGGACTTGTTTTGCAGGCTTTACTTTTTCAATTTGGAGGACTTACAACACTTGGAGTAAACACCTTTGCAATGGCAATGCCTGCAGTACTATCATATTATGTCTTTAGAAGGTTGTTACACAAAGGTAGAAATACTGCCTTTATTGGAGGAGCTCTTGGTGGAGCATCTTCTGTGCTTATTGGTACTGTGTTTGTAAGTCTGGCTTTAATTGAAACTGAAAAAAGCTTTATGGGAGTTGCTATAACTCTTTTTACAATGCATCTTCCAATTGCTTTGGTGGAGGGAATAATAACGGGTTTTGTTGTATTATATATTAAAAAAGTAAAACCGGAGGCATTGAGATGA
- a CDS encoding DUF4198 domain-containing protein codes for MKKFKSLLISIIAVLFLTGTALAHFGVIMPSDDIIGEKDSKKITLKVYFMHPFEQEWLNMEKPKAFGVMLGDEKTDLLSTLVNKKVKGKNAWETTFTIKRPGDYIFYLEPVPYWEPAEEKFIAHYPKVVVQALGKEEGWDKEVGLPIEIVPLTRPYGLWVGNVFQGIVKVNGKPLPFADVEVEYFNEGGKVKAPKEPYITQVIKADANGVFTYAIPKAGWWGFAALTDAPYKIKKDGKEYPVEIGGIIWVKAREMK; via the coding sequence ATGAAGAAGTTTAAAAGTCTTTTAATCAGCATCATTGCAGTATTATTTCTTACAGGCACAGCATTGGCACATTTTGGAGTAATAATGCCATCTGATGACATTATCGGAGAGAAAGACTCAAAAAAAATCACACTGAAAGTATATTTCATGCATCCCTTTGAGCAAGAATGGCTTAACATGGAAAAACCAAAGGCTTTTGGTGTAATGCTTGGTGATGAAAAAACTGATCTGCTAAGCACCCTTGTTAACAAAAAAGTAAAGGGCAAAAATGCATGGGAGACAACTTTTACAATCAAGCGTCCAGGAGACTACATATTTTATCTTGAACCAGTTCCTTACTGGGAGCCAGCAGAGGAAAAATTCATAGCCCACTATCCAAAGGTTGTTGTTCAGGCTTTAGGAAAAGAAGAAGGATGGGATAAGGAAGTTGGACTTCCCATCGAGATTGTTCCACTTACAAGACCTTATGGGCTCTGGGTTGGAAATGTATTTCAGGGAATTGTTAAAGTTAATGGAAAGCCTCTGCCTTTTGCAGATGTTGAGGTTGAATACTTTAATGAAGGTGGTAAGGTTAAAGCACCGAAGGAGCCTTACATAACACAGGTTATAAAAGCTGATGCAAATGGTGTATTTACCTATGCAATTCCTAAGGCTGGATGGTGGGGATTTGCAGCACTCACTGATGCTCCTTACAAGATTAAAAAAGATGGGAAAGAATATCCTGTTGAGATTGGTGGAATTATCTGGGTTAAGGCAAGGGAGATGAAATAA
- a CDS encoding carbohydrate porin, producing MKKVLFVLSFLLFPIFTYAADITEWLSISGSATTVYQWLNKAQGNVENKDRGSAVIDFNVSLKPTENDEFFVRASFAKGSGFHKGDYPFTLNPNADDLFVDLQNINGHSRDHLQELWYSHKFPIQKDMSIKLTAGIIDSTAFIDDNAYAADELHQFMNEALVHNPLANLPSYDAGVAAEFEAGGFHLRLVGMRSKNENENMDVKNYNWIGAQIGYKVESSLGEGNYRLYAYTTNKKFENWDADAYKALRGIGVSFDQQLIKDTLGAFLRAGWQDDSAAVDYNRMISFGLNLNGSVWGRKDDEVGVGYAYLKSPSKNLDLSRSQVFESYVKFKLFAYKFLSSDITLDYQYIQDKTRQEGTKAGHIYGVRFNINF from the coding sequence ATGAAAAAAGTTTTATTTGTTTTGAGTTTTTTACTTTTTCCTATTTTTACTTATGCAGCTGACATTACAGAGTGGCTATCAATTTCAGGTTCAGCAACAACAGTTTATCAATGGCTCAACAAAGCTCAAGGTAATGTTGAAAACAAGGATCGTGGCTCTGCAGTTATTGATTTTAATGTATCCCTTAAACCAACTGAAAACGATGAATTTTTTGTAAGGGCAAGCTTTGCAAAAGGAAGCGGATTTCATAAAGGAGATTATCCTTTTACGCTTAATCCCAATGCTGATGATTTATTTGTTGATCTTCAAAATATTAATGGTCATTCAAGGGATCACTTACAGGAGTTGTGGTATTCTCATAAGTTTCCAATTCAGAAAGATATGTCCATTAAGCTAACAGCAGGAATAATTGATTCAACAGCTTTTATTGATGACAATGCCTATGCAGCAGATGAATTACATCAATTTATGAATGAAGCTCTGGTTCATAATCCTTTAGCTAATTTACCAAGCTATGATGCTGGTGTAGCAGCAGAATTTGAAGCAGGTGGATTTCATTTAAGATTAGTAGGAATGCGTTCAAAAAATGAAAATGAAAATATGGATGTAAAAAACTATAACTGGATAGGTGCACAGATTGGATACAAAGTTGAAAGCTCACTTGGTGAGGGAAACTACAGGCTTTATGCCTATACAACAAACAAGAAGTTTGAAAACTGGGATGCAGATGCATATAAGGCATTAAGAGGGATTGGAGTATCCTTTGACCAACAACTAATAAAAGACACACTTGGAGCTTTCCTCCGTGCAGGATGGCAGGATGACTCTGCAGCAGTGGATTACAACAGAATGATTTCATTTGGATTAAATCTTAATGGATCAGTGTGGGGGAGAAAGGATGATGAAGTGGGAGTTGGTTATGCATATTTAAAGAGTCCATCAAAGAATCTGGATTTGAGTCGTAGTCAAGTATTTGAATCCTATGTAAAGTTTAAGTTGTTTGCTTATAAGTTTTTAAGCTCTGACATAACCCTTGATTATCAATACATACAGGACAAAACCCGTCAAGAAGGCACAAAAGCAGGACATATATATGGAGTAAGATTTAACATTAACTTTTAA